The region CACCGTGCAAGCCGCCATTGGTTCTGCTCCGCTGCTAGCCATGCGTTCAGCAGGGATGGACACAGCCCCAGGGGAAATGATCCTCGCGATTGCCGTATTGAGCATTTTTCTAACGGCGTCTACTGGCGCTTGGGCTATAAATGTCTTGGGACGACGTGTTCTTGAAATTGCCCCTGAATCCGAACATGATGCCTATGATGCGGCAGTAGAAAGCGATCCGGAAGAGTGAAGCTAATCCGATGCCCTGCTGCGTACGTCGCTACCGCGCCGCCGCAGCGGGCTGACGTTCTGCGGTGCTTCGTGATCGGAATGGTCACGGGGCTGTCTGCGCGGGATGGACGGGTCTCGCACGAAGGTCGGCTCGTGCTCGCCACGGGGTTCTGTGGCGGGTTTACTACCCTGTCCGCGCTGATGGACGAGACAGTCGAGATGCTCCGGGGCAGCGAGTACGGGCACGCGACCCTGTATGTCGGCGGGTCGTTGGTTGTCTCTATGAGCGCCTGTGTCCTCGGGCTCATGGCTGCGCGCGCGCTGACCAAATCGGGCGGCGGAATCTGGATCTGACAACCGATGAAGCCGACGCATTATTCTGTCGGTTTCGGAGTCACGGGGGGGCGCACCGTCCAGCGCAACGTGTAAACGAGGAGCAGCACACCGCCCAGAGTCAGAATGGCCATGTAGGCGCTGGTGGCGGCGACCAGATTGGTCAACTGTCCTCCACCCGCCAACGGGCTCCCCAGCACATGGAGCCTGATCGCGTTGACGCCCTGCGCGATCAACCACCCCGTGCCGTAGACGGACCCCAAAATCCCGAGCGCATGAATCACTTGAAGCCCGATCATACCCCAGCGACGCCAACTGCTGGATCCGTTCACCATCAGGCATGCTTCATGCATCGGCATCAGCAATGCCAGCAAAATATAGTAAATCCCGCCAATGCCCGTGCCTGGAATTCCTGCTATCATAACTCAATGCCCTTTCTCATACACCATCAGCCGCTTGCGCAGCACCCACTCACGCCAGATGGCCTGCAGCAGAAAAACGCTGTTGACCGTGCGCAAGACAAAAAAGCTCGGCAAACTAGCCAAGGCTTTTCCCAATTCCCTGCGTTCAGCCGCCTTGATGAGGACGGGCACAGCCACCGCCGGCGCGTCGATCAGGTAGCCCAGCAAGAAGAGAGGACTGACAAACACAGCCAAACAGGGTAGCAGAACGAGGTAGGCAAGGGAAGCAATAATTGCGTCCCATAAAGAAATCATAACGGCTGCGCGTAAAAAGGGTATACGCAGCAAGTGACGCCAGTGTACGACGACATTCTGGATAAACCCGTGGGACCAGCGCCGAAGCTGCTTGCTCATGAATGCGTAGTTGTGCGGTTCGACCGGATAACAGACCGCCTCCGGAATAAACCGGACGCCCTGATGGGCCGCGTAGAAACTCCACGTCAAGTCCATGTCTTCGGCCATCGTGCGCGTCCGCCAGCAACCATTGGCGCGCAGAATGTCGGTGCGATAGACAGAGAAACAGCCCGACGAGATCAGCGGCCGTTCGTAGTAATCCTGGATCGGCTTGTAAAAGGAGAATGCGAATAGGTACTCGATGTACCGTCCGCGCTCCCAGACGGTGCGCACGAAACGGGGCAACACCAGACCGCAGGCGGCCGCAATCTTGGGATTATCCAGGGCCTGCATCAAGAGTTCGATGGCGTTGGGTGCCAATGTCGTGTCGGCGTCAATCGCCATCGTGAACTCCGTTTTCACGAAGCTCATCGCGAAATTCTGGGCGCCGGCCTTCGATCCGGTGTTCTGGGGCGGGCGCAGCACGGTCACGCCGAAGCTGCGGGCAATCTCGGCCGTGTTGTCGGTGGAACAGTCGTCAATCACCAGAACCTTTTCTGGCAATAACGTCTGTGCCTGCAAACTGCGCAAGGTGTCGGCGAGAGTGGTTCCCTCGTTGTAGGCAGGAACCAAGACGGTCAGACGACTGTTCGTTATGGGAT is a window of Lentisphaerota bacterium DNA encoding:
- a CDS encoding CrcB family protein, which codes for MKLIRCPAAYVATAPPQRADVLRCFVIGMVTGLSARDGRVSHEGRLVLATGFCGGFTTLSALMDETVEMLRGSEYGHATLYVGGSLVVSMSACVLGLMAARALTKSGGGIWI
- a CDS encoding glycosyltransferase family 2 protein translates to MAHVLQQLRKGRPPTGGGESRVRGSASGRKQVLPELWHHHPGKSHCVWRAGRVFPLTYEAFLSDPITNSRLTVLVPAYNEGTTLADTLRSLQAQTLLPEKVLVIDDCSTDNTAEIARSFGVTVLRPPQNTGSKAGAQNFAMSFVKTEFTMAIDADTTLAPNAIELLMQALDNPKIAAACGLVLPRFVRTVWERGRYIEYLFAFSFYKPIQDYYERPLISSGCFSVYRTDILRANGCWRTRTMAEDMDLTWSFYAAHQGVRFIPEAVCYPVEPHNYAFMSKQLRRWSHGFIQNVVVHWRHLLRIPFLRAAVMISLWDAIIASLAYLVLLPCLAVFVSPLFLLGYLIDAPAVAVPVLIKAAERRELGKALASLPSFFVLRTVNSVFLLQAIWREWVLRKRLMVYEKGH